One window from the genome of Bubalus kerabau isolate K-KA32 ecotype Philippines breed swamp buffalo chromosome 17, PCC_UOA_SB_1v2, whole genome shotgun sequence encodes:
- the MATCAP1 gene encoding microtubule-associated tyrosine carboxypeptidase 1 isoform X2, with translation MVMTALEHNIVEKKSTVWGAGVTRPDVPSRTEWCWTQFEYQEPMPMAVLEKYCEASGQFIHQAVGIIEAVLEKFGTYEHFEAATGGQLLTKCQIWSIVRRYMQKEGCVGEVVVQLSEDLLSQAVMMVENSRPTLAINLTGARQYWLEGMLRHEIGTHYLRGVNNARQPWHSAEGRQQYGLRPANPTEEGLASLHSVLFRKQPFLWRAALLYYTIHRAARMSFRQLFQDLARYVQDADVRWEYCVRAKRGQTDTSLPGCFSKDQVYLDGILRILRHRQTIDFPLLTSLGKVSYEDVDHLRPHGVLDNTRVPHFMQDLARYRQQLEHIMTTNRLDEAELGRLLPD, from the exons ATGGTGATGACTGCATTGGAGCACAATATTGTGGAAAAG AAGTCGACGGTGTGGGGAGCTGGAGTGACCCGGCCGGATGTGCCCTCCAGGACAGAATGGTGCTGGACTCAG TTCGAGTACCAGGAACCCATGCCCATGGCTGTGCTGGAGAAATACTGTGAGGCCTCTGGACAGTTCATTCATCAG GCAGTTGGCATCATCGAGGCTGTCCTGGAGAAGTTTGGGACCTATGAACACTTCGAGGCTGCAACGGGGGGCCAGCTGCTGACCAAGTGCCAGATCTGGTCCATTGTGCGCAGATACATGCAGAAGGAAGGCTGCGTCGGTGAG GTAGTGGTGCAGCTGAGTGAGGACCTGCTGTCCCAGGCAGTGATGATGGTGGAGAACAGCCGACCAACGTTGGCCATCAACCTGACTGGAGCCCGCCAGTACTGGTTGGAGGGCATGCTGCGGCACGAGATAG GTACCCACTACCTTCGGGGCGTGAACAACGCGCGGCAGCCGTGGCACAGCGCCGAGGGCCGGCAGCAGTACGGGCTGCGGCCAGCAAACCCCACGGAGGAGGGCCTGGCCAGCCTGCACAGCGTGCTGTTCCGCAAGCAGCCCTTCCTGTGGCGCGCAGCGCTGCTCTACTATACGATACATCGTGCAGCGCGCATGTCCTTTCGTCAGCTCTTCCAGGACCTGGCGCGCTACGTGCAGGAtgctgatgtgcgctgggaataCTGCGTGCGCGCCAAGCGCGGCCAGACTGACACCTCGCTGCCCG GCTGCTTCAGCAAGGACCAGGTATACCTGGATGGCATCCTGCGCATTCTGCGGCATCGCCAGACCATCGACTTCCCGCTGCTGACCTCGCTGGGCAAG GTTTCCTATGAGGATGTGGATCACCTCCGGCCCCACGGGGTACTGGACAACACCCGGGTGCCCCACTTCATGCAGGACTTAGCACGCTACCGGCAGCAGTTGGAACACATCATGACCACCAACCGGCTGGATGAGGCAGAGCTGGGCCGCCTGCTGCCTGACTGA
- the NOL3 gene encoding nucleolar protein 3, which translates to MGNTQERPSETIDRERKRLVETLQADSGLLLDALLARGVLTGPEYEALDALPDAERRVRRLLLLVQSKGEAACQELLSCAQRTVRAPDPTWDWQHVGTGYRERSSDPPCPGHWTPGAADSGTTCPWLPRTPESDEARGPEDSEAAQSGTLEEAEPELEAETSEGAEPELDPQMDPEPEPEAEPEPEAEPEPEPEPDFEAGDESEDS; encoded by the exons ATGGGCAACACCCAGGAAAGACCATCAGAGACGATCGACCGCGAGCGGAAACGCCTGGTAGAGACGCTGCAGGCGGACTCGGGGCTGCTGCTGGACGCGCTGCTGGCACGGGGCGTGCTCACCGGGCCCGAGTACGAGGCGTTAGACGCGCTGCCTGATGCCGAACGCAGGGTGCGCCGCCTGTTGCTGCTGGTGCAGAGCAAGGGCGAGGCTGCCTGCCAGGAGCTGCTGAGCTGCGCCCAGCGAACTGTGCGGGCGCCGGACCCCACCTGGGACTGGCAGCACGTGGGGACCG GCTACCGGGAACGAAGCTCTGACCCTCCATGCCCAGGCCACTGGACTCCCGGGGCTGCTGACTCAGGAACCACGTGCCCCTGGCTGCCCAGAACTCCAGAATCCGACGAGGCCCGGGGTCCTGAGGACTCCGAGGCAGCACAATCCGGAACCCTCGAAGAAGCTGAGCCAGAGCTGGAAGCCGAGACCTCTGAAGGGGCTGAACCGGAGTTGGACCCCCAAATGGATCCGGAACCGGAGCCAGAGGCGGAACCAGAGCCAGAGGCGGAGCCAGAGCCAGAGCCGGAGCCTGACTTCGAGGCTGGAGATGAGTCTGAAG ATTCCTGA
- the MATCAP1 gene encoding microtubule-associated tyrosine carboxypeptidase 1 isoform X1, protein MVLDSGAQVYEQAPPSPPASPSSLAHRPGPSDRDGAALFPWPQSLALPLALSVPSALRPQVERQPFSELHLGRRGHMRRSESTYTVNSTGRRGGSTQSRAPPGRGRDPGGGTLRPAASLPHIAKARKEAGRGASKSPCMLVALRPTNMDRERDKFFQSHYTYNPQFEYQEPMPMAVLEKYCEASGQFIHQAVGIIEAVLEKFGTYEHFEAATGGQLLTKCQIWSIVRRYMQKEGCVGEVVVQLSEDLLSQAVMMVENSRPTLAINLTGARQYWLEGMLRHEIGTHYLRGVNNARQPWHSAEGRQQYGLRPANPTEEGLASLHSVLFRKQPFLWRAALLYYTIHRAARMSFRQLFQDLARYVQDADVRWEYCVRAKRGQTDTSLPGCFSKDQVYLDGILRILRHRQTIDFPLLTSLGKVSYEDVDHLRPHGVLDNTRVPHFMQDLARYRQQLEHIMTTNRLDEAELGRLLPD, encoded by the exons ATGGTGCTGGACTCAGGTGCTCAGGTGTATGAGCAGGCACCCCCAAGTCCGCCAGCCAGCCCCTCCTCCTTGGCCCATAGGCCGGGGCCCTCAGACCGAGATGGGGCAGCGCTGTTCCCCTGGCCTCAGTCCCTGGCCCTGCCCCTGGCTTTGTCCGTCCCCTCGGCCCTGCGGCCCCAGGTGGAGAGGCAGCCCTTCTCAGAGCTGCACTTGGGCCGCCGTGGACACATGCGGCGCAGCGAGAGCACCTACACCGTGAACAGTACTGGCCGGCGGGGGGGCAGCACCCAGAGTCGGGCCCCGCCTGGACGGGGACGGGACCCAGGTGGGGGCACCCTGCGGCCCGCGGCCTCCCTGCCTCACATCGCTAAGGCTCGAAAGGAGGCAGGCCGCGGTGCCAGCAAGAGCCCCTGCATGCTGGTGGCTCTGCGGCCAACCAATATGGACCGCGAGCGGGACAAGTTCTTCCAGTCCCATTACACCTATAACCCACAGTTCGAGTACCAGGAACCCATGCCCATGGCTGTGCTGGAGAAATACTGTGAGGCCTCTGGACAGTTCATTCATCAG GCAGTTGGCATCATCGAGGCTGTCCTGGAGAAGTTTGGGACCTATGAACACTTCGAGGCTGCAACGGGGGGCCAGCTGCTGACCAAGTGCCAGATCTGGTCCATTGTGCGCAGATACATGCAGAAGGAAGGCTGCGTCGGTGAG GTAGTGGTGCAGCTGAGTGAGGACCTGCTGTCCCAGGCAGTGATGATGGTGGAGAACAGCCGACCAACGTTGGCCATCAACCTGACTGGAGCCCGCCAGTACTGGTTGGAGGGCATGCTGCGGCACGAGATAG GTACCCACTACCTTCGGGGCGTGAACAACGCGCGGCAGCCGTGGCACAGCGCCGAGGGCCGGCAGCAGTACGGGCTGCGGCCAGCAAACCCCACGGAGGAGGGCCTGGCCAGCCTGCACAGCGTGCTGTTCCGCAAGCAGCCCTTCCTGTGGCGCGCAGCGCTGCTCTACTATACGATACATCGTGCAGCGCGCATGTCCTTTCGTCAGCTCTTCCAGGACCTGGCGCGCTACGTGCAGGAtgctgatgtgcgctgggaataCTGCGTGCGCGCCAAGCGCGGCCAGACTGACACCTCGCTGCCCG GCTGCTTCAGCAAGGACCAGGTATACCTGGATGGCATCCTGCGCATTCTGCGGCATCGCCAGACCATCGACTTCCCGCTGCTGACCTCGCTGGGCAAG GTTTCCTATGAGGATGTGGATCACCTCCGGCCCCACGGGGTACTGGACAACACCCGGGTGCCCCACTTCATGCAGGACTTAGCACGCTACCGGCAGCAGTTGGAACACATCATGACCACCAACCGGCTGGATGAGGCAGAGCTGGGCCGCCTGCTGCCTGACTGA